The following proteins are co-located in the Camelina sativa cultivar DH55 chromosome 12, Cs, whole genome shotgun sequence genome:
- the LOC104732932 gene encoding phenolic glucoside malonyltransferase 1-like, translating into MGEEGFLASTRLVSDLVEGLDEGVVWKIPDFVELSRSLPKEAQFLSVSGSTQFGVYGLDFGWGKPEKVVGVLIDQGEAISLAENRDGNGGVEVARASAFGLGLVYGNIKLKVLKQCTVEL; encoded by the exons ATGGGTGAAGAAGGGTTTTTGGCTTCTACAAGGTTGGTGAGCGACTTGGTTGAGGGATTGGACGAGGGTGTGGTGTGGAAGATCCCAGATTTTGtagagttatctagaagtcttCCAAAAGAAGCACAGTTTCTATCTGTTTCGGGTTCGACCCAGTTTGGAGTATACGGGTTGGATTTCGGGTGGGGAAAACCAGAGAAAGTGGTGGGTGTGTTGATTGATCAAGGCGAAGCGATTTCCTTGGCGGAGAATAGAGATGGAAATGGCGGTGTGGAG GTGGCTCGTGCTTCGGCTTTTGGCTTGGGTCTCGTCTACGGGAACATAAAGCTCAAGGTCTTGAAG